The following proteins are encoded in a genomic region of Desulfurococcaceae archaeon:
- a CDS encoding metallophosphoesterase, whose product MIIGVISDSHDNLHALKLVLRRLLEHRVELVVHLGDIISPFTVKLMKEVLGDIKVMAVKGNNDGDLYQLLALFTQYGWVFKVEPGTVELRGKTVLLLHGYGNVNETVSFVNALTRSLKVDMVLYGHTHKVSVEKIDGKLVLNPGEVCGYLSGSASYAIVDLKSLKAEIAFLEKEW is encoded by the coding sequence TTGATCATAGGTGTTATCAGTGATAGCCATGACAATTTACATGCACTCAAACTGGTACTACGAAGACTATTAGAACATCGCGTTGAGCTGGTAGTGCATCTCGGAGATATCATTAGCCCGTTTACAGTTAAACTCATGAAGGAGGTTCTCGGGGATATTAAGGTAATGGCAGTAAAGGGTAACAATGACGGGGATCTTTACCAGCTGTTAGCCCTCTTTACGCAGTACGGTTGGGTATTCAAGGTGGAGCCCGGTACTGTAGAGCTTCGTGGAAAAACTGTGTTACTTCTCCATGGGTATGGAAACGTCAATGAAACCGTATCTTTCGTAAACGCTCTTACCAGGTCTTTAAAGGTTGACATGGTGCTCTACGGACATACCCACAAGGTCTCCGTGGAAAAAATCGATGGAAAGCTCGTTTTAAACCCAGGTGAGGTCTGCGGTTATCTATCGGGAAGCGCGTCCTATGCAATAGTAGACCTCAAGTCCCTTAAAGCGGAAATAGCCTTTCTAGAGAAAGAGTGGTAA
- a CDS encoding MoaD/ThiS family protein, whose product MKVHVKYLLWLAQKAGTSEELVEIPENTTIAGLLEKLAKTKQGVSKVLEEVLRGKSEVIVLHNSKTPLQGLSTTLKDGDIIVLIPPVSGGSDLNPSSL is encoded by the coding sequence TTGAAAGTCCACGTTAAGTACCTATTATGGCTCGCCCAAAAAGCCGGTACTAGCGAAGAACTCGTAGAAATCCCGGAAAATACTACAATAGCCGGTCTACTCGAAAAACTCGCTAAGACTAAGCAAGGAGTTTCAAAGGTGCTCGAAGAAGTGCTACGAGGGAAGTCAGAAGTCATAGTACTTCATAACTCTAAGACCCCGCTCCAAGGCCTTTCAACAACCTTAAAAGACGGTGACATCATTGTCTTAATACCGCCCGTATCCGGGGGCAGCGATTTAAACCCCTCCTCCTTATAG
- a CDS encoding D-aminoacyl-tRNA deacylase, which translates to MIGLAYSVRDPAGKGIAEYLVKELKLRKSSVCRCSEACLEGDLIVLAGFNEDVIYFDFLESRLPSDIDFYIVLSRHSSEAGVRSYTVHATGNFSSDTSHGGRPRELGIAFPSAEWFILRSLNSLSLDFKRRDEYEVSYEATHHGPTSLAKPVFFVEIGSSINEWADPVNHAVVGEAVKSLISAYPPSIHCTPVIGIGGGHYPRKHTEVSLRENLCYGHIASKHALNYLDIELLYAMIKRTRERIDGVVVEKKSTRYEHRLLVEGFSKEVGINLKYI; encoded by the coding sequence GTGATAGGGCTAGCATATAGCGTTAGGGATCCTGCAGGAAAGGGCATAGCAGAGTACCTTGTCAAAGAGCTTAAACTACGCAAGTCGAGCGTCTGTAGATGTTCGGAAGCGTGTTTAGAAGGAGACCTCATCGTGCTCGCGGGCTTTAACGAAGATGTAATATACTTCGACTTCCTAGAGAGTAGGCTACCGAGCGATATTGACTTCTATATAGTACTGTCACGCCACTCCAGCGAAGCTGGGGTAAGAAGCTATACCGTTCACGCTACGGGGAACTTCTCTAGTGATACATCTCATGGAGGGCGCCCCCGCGAGCTAGGCATAGCCTTTCCGAGCGCCGAGTGGTTTATACTTAGATCGCTGAACAGCCTATCGCTAGACTTTAAACGAAGAGATGAGTATGAGGTTAGCTACGAGGCAACGCATCACGGTCCCACAAGTCTAGCAAAACCTGTATTCTTCGTTGAAATTGGTAGTAGTATTAACGAGTGGGCTGATCCTGTGAATCACGCGGTGGTAGGAGAGGCCGTGAAGTCCCTTATATCAGCCTACCCGCCTTCAATACACTGTACACCTGTTATTGGCATTGGAGGAGGGCATTACCCGAGAAAACATACCGAGGTATCTCTTAGAGAGAATTTATGCTATGGGCACATAGCATCGAAACACGCACTGAATTACCTGGACATAGAGCTATTATACGCAATGATCAAAAGAACCCGTGAACGCATTGATGGCGTCGTCGTAGAGAAGAAGAGTACGAGGTACGAGCACCGGTTACTCGTGGAGGGCTTTTCGAAAGAAGTAGGTATTAACTTGAAGTACATCTGA
- a CDS encoding PfkB family carbohydrate kinase, whose amino-acid sequence MNGKNYTHVAVGNLNVDIAIYVDRVPAPGEVLTALGVDMRPGGAATNYAVAVAQYGHKVYLVASTSNSEYVKTTLTTLKELGVNIDKIKLVDEFPGLVVIIVQAGGERTMIKYPGANRELSADDVSHDLLENAHLVHMASISPDLAADIGKKCTRRAVLVTYDPGIYADALRNAIPTLIENIDVLFLNERELMHIAKHAKVDVLFKHGLSTLVVKMGQRGATVLLPSGTCYHGVAQPIKRPVDSTGAGDAFNAFFNAKYLESKNLSLALAYGVAAGALKVGFRGSFLRLDHKLFKLQLKKVVVEKPAECPAEFN is encoded by the coding sequence ATGAACGGCAAGAATTATACCCACGTAGCCGTGGGCAATCTCAATGTTGACATAGCCATATATGTAGACCGCGTGCCGGCTCCCGGAGAAGTACTCACTGCGTTAGGCGTTGACATGAGGCCCGGCGGAGCCGCTACGAACTATGCCGTGGCAGTGGCTCAATACGGGCACAAGGTCTACCTCGTAGCCTCAACATCTAATAGCGAGTACGTAAAAACAACACTTACTACCCTGAAAGAGTTAGGTGTTAACATTGATAAGATAAAACTAGTTGACGAATTTCCCGGACTAGTTGTTATAATAGTCCAGGCAGGCGGCGAGAGGACTATGATAAAATATCCCGGAGCGAATAGAGAGCTCTCAGCCGATGACGTTTCCCACGATCTCCTCGAGAACGCGCACTTAGTACACATGGCGTCAATCAGCCCAGACCTGGCCGCCGATATAGGTAAAAAGTGCACTCGGAGAGCCGTTCTGGTAACCTACGACCCCGGGATTTACGCGGATGCTTTAAGAAACGCTATACCGACATTGATAGAAAACATCGACGTGCTCTTCCTCAATGAAAGGGAGTTAATGCACATCGCAAAGCACGCTAAGGTGGACGTTCTGTTTAAGCACGGTCTTTCAACACTAGTAGTGAAAATGGGTCAGCGAGGTGCAACTGTTTTACTACCGAGCGGTACATGTTACCATGGAGTGGCGCAACCGATCAAAAGGCCCGTAGATTCCACGGGAGCAGGAGACGCGTTTAACGCGTTTTTCAACGCTAAATACCTTGAATCCAAAAACCTCTCGCTAGCACTTGCTTACGGCGTAGCGGCAGGGGCTTTAAAGGTTGGTTTTCGCGGGAGCTTCCTACGCCTAGATCATAAGCTATTTAAACTACAACTAAAAAAAGTAGTGGTTGAGAAACCGGCTGAGTGCCCGGCTGAATTCAATTAA
- the udp gene encoding uridine phosphorylase, with product MEKPKSASRPETERGLQYHLMVKPGDVSRYVLLPGDPERVPLIAKFWDKYWHVASHREFVTYSGYYKEVFISATSTGIGAPSTAIAIEELARVGAEVFIRTGTTGALRRGIKIGDLVISSGAVRLEGTSKHYIMPEYPAVASYDVLLALVEAAETLGVRYHVGLTASSDSFYVGQERPGFNDYLPPFQRGLLEHLRSANVLNLEMEASTIFVLSNIYNLRAGAVCAVIANRETEEFVPGAGVEDAIKVANEAVRILAGWDEELRKQGKKYLSPSIIKEVSRQ from the coding sequence ATGGAGAAGCCCAAAAGTGCGAGTAGGCCCGAAACGGAAAGAGGACTACAGTACCATTTAATGGTTAAACCAGGGGATGTCAGTAGATACGTGCTATTACCAGGTGATCCCGAGAGGGTGCCGCTGATAGCGAAGTTTTGGGATAAATACTGGCACGTGGCGTCACACCGCGAATTTGTCACCTATAGCGGGTACTACAAGGAGGTGTTTATATCGGCTACTAGCACCGGTATTGGAGCGCCTTCCACCGCTATAGCGATAGAGGAGCTTGCTAGAGTCGGCGCAGAAGTCTTTATAAGGACGGGGACGACGGGCGCACTCAGGAGAGGTATTAAAATCGGCGATCTAGTGATATCAAGCGGAGCAGTCAGGCTAGAAGGCACCAGCAAGCACTATATAATGCCAGAATATCCGGCAGTAGCCAGTTACGATGTCCTGCTGGCATTAGTTGAGGCGGCTGAAACCCTCGGTGTCAGGTATCACGTGGGGTTGACAGCCAGTAGCGATAGCTTTTACGTAGGCCAAGAAAGGCCGGGCTTTAACGATTACTTGCCTCCCTTCCAGAGGGGCTTACTAGAGCATCTTAGAAGTGCCAATGTTTTAAACCTCGAGATGGAGGCGTCTACAATATTCGTGCTATCCAACATATACAATCTGCGTGCAGGAGCGGTGTGCGCTGTCATAGCTAACCGGGAAACCGAGGAATTCGTTCCGGGGGCAGGAGTAGAAGACGCTATTAAGGTAGCTAATGAGGCCGTGAGGATCCTTGCGGGCTGGGATGAAGAGTTACGTAAGCAAGGTAAGAAGTACCTCTCTCCGAGCATCATAAAGGAGGTCTCTAGGCAGTAA
- a CDS encoding GNAT family N-acetyltransferase, giving the protein MHGDGYVIKHTSQVIYAVLPSGSKAYLKYQVEGNVMKLIETYTPSEFRGRGIATQLVDYAINLAQRNNWLIEPICSYTVYYFMKNREKRGILVERYRNLKEEDWKQLFESARIREKNKESGSAP; this is encoded by the coding sequence GTGCACGGAGATGGATACGTAATTAAACACACCAGCCAAGTCATCTACGCAGTACTGCCAAGCGGAAGTAAAGCTTACTTGAAGTACCAGGTTGAAGGCAACGTAATGAAATTGATCGAGACCTACACCCCCTCTGAGTTCAGGGGCAGGGGAATAGCAACTCAGCTGGTAGATTATGCCATTAATCTTGCACAAAGAAATAACTGGCTGATTGAACCCATATGTAGCTATACTGTTTACTACTTCATGAAGAATCGCGAGAAAAGAGGTATTTTGGTTGAAAGATATAGAAACTTAAAGGAGGAGGATTGGAAGCAATTGTTTGAAAGCGCTAGAATTAGAGAGAAAAACAAAGAATCGGGAAGCGCGCCTTGA
- a CDS encoding YkgJ family cysteine cluster protein gives MNPIIQRGEKVNFTCIRCGKCCSSGPNVALTVQDVCKIAKYMNTSWRDLAGKHFYAVIADHIPVAVLRGIGDKCIFLKIQGGLATCTIYPARPMRCRLYPFIPVSPGEIGRLEISTKCPGVKSGEPVEPPWSDLEEYSKQVREHYTKLFDMIFNRNLEPLRALEGLLNDICTDTR, from the coding sequence ATGAACCCCATAATACAGCGCGGTGAAAAGGTAAACTTTACTTGTATAAGGTGTGGTAAGTGCTGTAGTAGCGGGCCAAATGTAGCGCTCACGGTACAGGATGTGTGTAAAATAGCGAAGTACATGAACACTTCGTGGAGGGATCTTGCGGGTAAGCACTTTTACGCCGTGATAGCCGATCACATCCCCGTGGCCGTGTTGCGTGGCATAGGAGACAAGTGCATTTTCCTGAAAATACAGGGTGGGCTGGCTACGTGTACTATATACCCGGCTAGACCAATGCGCTGTAGACTCTACCCTTTCATACCGGTGTCCCCCGGCGAGATCGGCAGGCTGGAGATATCAACCAAGTGCCCTGGAGTTAAGAGCGGCGAGCCCGTAGAACCCCCATGGAGCGACTTGGAGGAATATTCTAAGCAGGTTCGAGAACACTACACAAAGCTTTTTGATATGATTTTCAATAGGAACCTCGAACCTCTAAGAGCCTTAGAAGGGCTCCTCAACGATATATGCACCGACACCCGCTGA
- a CDS encoding winged helix-turn-helix transcriptional regulator codes for MKHGFATTAVIVLFCVLTTYSGIGLVSAQVQFTGIHYRAIYDPLENEGLLEVVVTMNSEEPSWLSMPVNIFGETVQLRFQNYSYTGDIVLGGVNYAEDQDLVEALTYGRGALELYFTIRDLTVEASIGVFEIYVDTTILAPLTRNVTVEIVIPGKYELESTTILGETRLSVSKEQKSTKLYITGIGEHVVTLYTYLEEQGPAAQYWPTGLTYIAIAITVGSASTLLAYYVLRRKKVSVIVERVDYADNVTRAILKALKEAGDRGLVQSEIVRITGLPKSSVSRRIRRLEEEGFIEVKRAGKYNVIHLTSKGLELSKKLLDKGG; via the coding sequence TTGAAACATGGATTCGCCACTACGGCAGTAATTGTACTATTCTGCGTGCTTACTACTTATAGTGGCATTGGCTTAGTATCAGCACAGGTGCAATTCACGGGAATTCATTACCGCGCCATTTACGACCCCCTGGAGAACGAAGGTCTATTAGAAGTAGTAGTGACAATGAACAGTGAGGAGCCTTCATGGCTAAGCATGCCGGTCAACATATTCGGTGAGACTGTACAGCTGAGATTTCAAAACTATAGCTATACCGGTGATATAGTACTTGGAGGTGTGAACTACGCTGAGGATCAGGACCTCGTAGAGGCTTTAACGTATGGTAGAGGAGCGCTTGAACTCTACTTCACCATTAGAGACCTAACCGTAGAAGCGAGCATAGGCGTATTCGAAATATACGTTGATACGACGATACTGGCACCTCTTACCAGGAATGTTACAGTAGAAATAGTGATACCTGGTAAGTATGAGCTTGAAAGCACTACTATTCTGGGGGAAACGAGGCTTTCGGTATCGAAGGAGCAGAAAAGCACTAAGCTGTACATTACGGGAATAGGCGAGCACGTGGTCACACTATACACGTATCTCGAAGAACAGGGGCCCGCCGCTCAGTACTGGCCAACAGGGCTTACGTATATTGCAATCGCGATCACAGTGGGCTCAGCGTCTACCCTACTAGCTTACTACGTACTTAGGAGGAAGAAGGTTAGCGTGATAGTGGAGCGGGTGGATTACGCGGATAACGTAACACGCGCAATACTTAAGGCTTTAAAAGAAGCGGGAGATAGAGGTCTTGTACAATCTGAAATTGTAAGGATAACTGGTCTACCTAAATCGAGCGTCAGTAGGAGAATTAGAAGACTCGAGGAGGAGGGCTTTATTGAGGTTAAGCGCGCCGGAAAGTACAACGTTATACATCTAACTAGCAAGGGGTTAGAGCTTTCCAAGAAGCTCCTAGATAAGGGGGGGTAA
- the hsp20 gene encoding archaeal heat shock protein Hsp20 has product MGEDEYWWRKRRRVRDEFDELFERMLEDMERFIRDIERRFIGELSPERTREREYEKYEYGPYVYGFSVTIGPDGRPIIKEFGNVRRIRGRPTIMEEREPLVDVFESDNEVTVIAEMPGVEKEKIEIKVAEDNKTLIISASNEKRKYYKEVELPSKVEPSSAKATYKNGVLEVRLKKLGKEESKGTKIKVE; this is encoded by the coding sequence ATGGGAGAAGATGAGTACTGGTGGCGTAAGAGGAGACGGGTGAGAGACGAGTTTGATGAGCTATTTGAAAGGATGCTTGAGGATATGGAAAGGTTCATTAGGGACATCGAAAGGAGATTTATCGGTGAATTAAGCCCCGAGAGAACGAGGGAAAGGGAGTACGAGAAATACGAGTATGGTCCTTACGTGTACGGATTTAGCGTAACTATAGGCCCTGATGGTAGGCCCATAATTAAGGAGTTTGGCAACGTTAGGAGAATACGCGGTAGACCAACGATAATGGAGGAAAGGGAACCGCTGGTTGACGTGTTCGAATCCGATAACGAAGTAACAGTTATAGCGGAAATGCCGGGTGTTGAGAAGGAAAAGATCGAAATAAAGGTCGCAGAGGACAATAAAACACTGATTATAAGCGCGAGTAATGAGAAGAGGAAGTATTATAAAGAAGTCGAGTTACCGAGCAAAGTAGAGCCTTCATCTGCGAAGGCCACATATAAGAATGGTGTTTTAGAGGTTAGATTAAAAAAGCTCGGTAAAGAAGAAAGTAAAGGCACGAAGATAAAGGTCGAGTAG
- a CDS encoding nicotinate phosphoribosyltransferase, with product MKFYIATEEDILNGVVTDIYFVRTTKILRTKGIRKKVRMEFHVMKLPSRHEWAVFAGLEEALYLLKDKPVTVYAVPEGTIFRAGEPLMIVEGYLDDFAVYETPLLGILRHYSSIATKAARIKKLAGNRTVLFFGLRALHPAISPMVDRAAYIGGVDAVSGVASTKYLGLKPQGTMPHALIIALGDTVTAWKAFDEVIEEDVPRIMLVDTFYDERLEALMAAQALGSRLYGVRLDTPSSRRGNMRQIVEEVRWTLDIHGYKHVKIVVSGGIDEKEIVELRDIVDAFGVGTSIAMPPSIDISADIVEVFEDNGWRPITKRGKLPGAKQVYRKRPGLNDVVTLLDAPVKVAEDYEPLLKKYMENGKLLVELPKLEDIRNYVLEQLSELPEPEPM from the coding sequence ATGAAATTCTACATTGCGACGGAAGAGGACATCCTTAACGGCGTTGTCACAGACATATACTTCGTCAGGACCACTAAAATTCTGAGAACAAAAGGTATTAGGAAGAAGGTCAGAATGGAATTTCACGTGATGAAGCTTCCTTCACGCCACGAATGGGCAGTGTTCGCGGGCCTTGAAGAGGCGCTATACCTACTCAAGGATAAACCAGTAACCGTTTACGCCGTTCCCGAAGGCACTATATTTAGAGCGGGGGAACCTCTGATGATCGTGGAAGGCTATCTCGATGACTTCGCAGTATACGAGACACCACTACTCGGCATACTACGCCATTACAGTAGCATAGCTACCAAGGCCGCGAGAATAAAGAAGCTTGCTGGAAACAGAACAGTACTGTTCTTCGGGCTGCGTGCACTACACCCTGCAATATCACCGATGGTTGATAGGGCAGCGTACATTGGCGGAGTAGATGCGGTATCGGGCGTTGCTAGCACCAAGTACCTCGGCTTAAAGCCTCAGGGCACAATGCCCCACGCACTCATAATAGCCCTTGGCGACACGGTTACTGCCTGGAAGGCCTTCGACGAGGTCATCGAGGAAGACGTACCGAGAATAATGCTCGTAGATACCTTCTACGACGAGAGGTTAGAAGCGCTAATGGCCGCCCAAGCGCTCGGTAGTAGGCTTTACGGCGTTAGGCTAGATACCCCTAGCAGTAGGCGTGGGAACATGAGGCAAATAGTCGAAGAAGTGCGCTGGACGCTGGACATTCACGGGTATAAGCATGTAAAAATAGTCGTCAGTGGGGGGATCGATGAGAAAGAAATCGTAGAACTGAGGGATATAGTAGACGCGTTCGGGGTGGGAACGAGCATTGCCATGCCCCCCAGCATCGACATTAGCGCCGACATAGTAGAGGTCTTCGAAGACAACGGATGGAGACCCATCACTAAGAGGGGTAAGTTGCCGGGAGCTAAGCAAGTTTACAGAAAAAGACCGGGATTGAACGATGTGGTAACATTGCTAGATGCACCGGTAAAAGTAGCGGAAGACTACGAACCACTACTAAAGAAGTACATGGAAAACGGCAAACTGCTTGTTGAGCTACCCAAGCTCGAAGACATCAGGAACTACGTCCTCGAGCAACTAAGTGAGCTCCCAGAACCAGAGCCCATGTAG
- a CDS encoding DNA primase, producing MPVRLNYMYYPFAASPRDYPKLFIEKPSIVVLSSDLKEKLLHVLKSIIERGDVPVEAFSNPEECVLVYNALLDVAKFLGEHRLINRIALAYSKSASRKLDREKDEVLVAVANKLEVYARLERMSPPCLPVVMRRGRRSRVGFTPHMFTMPVAEYLNIVSRRLVHDPAYLLVNNIVNEGYVFLNRQKFKRILEELIFQAVVRQIDLQVPPVTEEFKKLIEEVKPLIAGLYNHIHGKRAIPSYDVDVPREVVEGLFPPCIRRIVDIIDSGGNPSHFERFNLAAFLGSVGLDVDGILEYFKRTADFNERVARYQVEHILGLRGGKKKYKPYNCDRMKATGMCPVNEHCPGGKNPLAVYKHNLKEARKTSSKST from the coding sequence ATGCCGGTTAGGTTAAACTACATGTATTATCCATTTGCAGCGTCGCCACGCGATTACCCTAAGCTATTCATTGAAAAACCAAGCATTGTAGTCTTGAGCAGTGACCTTAAAGAAAAGCTACTTCATGTGTTAAAAAGCATCATTGAAAGAGGAGATGTACCCGTTGAAGCCTTCAGCAACCCGGAGGAATGCGTGCTGGTGTATAATGCCCTTCTAGACGTGGCTAAGTTCCTGGGCGAACACAGACTAATTAACAGAATAGCCTTAGCGTATTCTAAATCGGCTTCGAGGAAGCTAGATAGAGAAAAGGATGAAGTATTAGTAGCGGTTGCGAACAAGTTAGAGGTGTATGCCAGGCTAGAACGGATGAGCCCTCCATGCCTTCCCGTAGTTATGAGGCGTGGACGGAGGTCTAGAGTAGGTTTTACTCCCCATATGTTTACGATGCCCGTGGCCGAGTATCTGAACATTGTTTCTCGTAGATTAGTACACGATCCCGCATACTTGCTCGTGAACAACATTGTAAACGAGGGTTACGTGTTCTTGAACAGGCAGAAGTTCAAGCGAATCCTGGAAGAGCTAATCTTCCAAGCCGTTGTAAGGCAGATCGATCTTCAAGTGCCCCCTGTTACGGAAGAGTTCAAAAAACTGATCGAAGAGGTAAAGCCGCTTATAGCAGGTTTATACAATCACATCCACGGGAAACGGGCTATTCCAAGCTACGATGTAGATGTACCCAGGGAAGTCGTAGAAGGCCTTTTTCCGCCTTGCATTAGGAGGATCGTTGACATAATTGATAGTGGAGGTAACCCGAGTCACTTCGAAAGATTTAACTTAGCTGCATTCCTCGGAAGTGTAGGATTAGACGTAGACGGTATATTAGAATACTTTAAGAGAACGGCTGATTTTAACGAAAGAGTAGCGAGGTACCAAGTGGAACATATCCTAGGTCTAAGGGGTGGCAAGAAAAAGTATAAGCCATATAATTGTGACCGAATGAAGGCGACTGGCATGTGCCCCGTTAATGAGCATTGTCCTGGAGGTAAAAACCCTCTAGCTGTATATAAGCACAACCTCAAGGAGGCAAGGAAAACTAGTAGCAAGAGTACGTGA
- the metG gene encoding methionine--tRNA ligase subunit beta, translated as MLGSEHISIDEFKKVDLRVGLVKSAERVTGSDRLIRLSVDLGDLGERQVIVGLAKWYPPEHFIGKYVVIVANLKPKRIMGLESQGMLLATDTDPPVIITAERPVKPGSRLV; from the coding sequence ATGCTGGGTAGCGAACATATAAGCATAGATGAGTTTAAAAAAGTGGATCTTAGAGTGGGCCTCGTAAAGTCGGCGGAACGCGTGACGGGGAGCGATAGGCTGATCAGGCTATCTGTGGACCTAGGTGATCTGGGCGAAAGGCAGGTAATTGTGGGGCTGGCTAAGTGGTATCCCCCAGAGCATTTTATCGGTAAGTATGTGGTTATAGTCGCGAATTTAAAGCCAAAAAGAATAATGGGGTTAGAAAGCCAAGGCATGCTACTTGCTACAGATACGGACCCGCCGGTCATAATAACTGCTGAGAGGCCTGTTAAGCCTGGATCGCGACTTGTCTAA
- a CDS encoding CoA-binding protein, whose amino-acid sequence MLRALLEPKSIAVIGASRSPGKIGYVILKNIIEYGFKGKIYPINPHASEILGVKAYPSVLSVPEEIDVAVVTIPAPEVPKAIEECGKKGIKVAVVITSGFAEVGNVELEERIVKIAEEYGTRILGPNIFGYAYTPSNVNATFGPLEIQKGNIAFISQSGALGIALMGWTIMNEIGLSALFSIGNMADIDAVELSELLADDPHTRVIAIYLEGIRPGKGQEFVKKMSKVTEKKPVIVIKAGRTSKGMKAVASHTGSLAGSDILYDAAFKQAGVIRAYTVEEMFDIARAFAQQPLPRGENTIIITNGGGVGVLATDAAELSGVKLVEPSSELIEAFKEAMPWFGSPKNPVDLTGQAGIDNYVKALKVAVESPEIDNIVVLYCRTAILEPRELAKAIVEFYEANHVEKTTVTSFVGGADTYEAMQYLNRHNIPAYPSPERAINALGKMLWYKEYLDKKAKQREVVRQVAIQA is encoded by the coding sequence TTGCTTAGGGCTTTGCTTGAACCAAAAAGCATAGCCGTAATAGGTGCCAGTAGAAGTCCTGGCAAAATAGGCTACGTTATCTTGAAAAACATCATTGAATACGGATTTAAAGGCAAGATATACCCGATAAACCCGCACGCAAGTGAAATACTGGGGGTGAAAGCATATCCTAGCGTTCTCAGCGTGCCCGAGGAGATAGACGTAGCAGTAGTTACTATTCCAGCGCCGGAAGTACCGAAAGCCATTGAAGAATGCGGAAAGAAGGGTATTAAAGTAGCTGTTGTTATAACGTCTGGCTTTGCGGAGGTAGGCAACGTTGAACTGGAAGAGAGGATAGTCAAGATCGCCGAGGAATACGGTACTAGGATTCTGGGCCCCAACATCTTTGGCTACGCATACACGCCGAGCAACGTTAACGCGACTTTCGGCCCGCTCGAAATACAAAAAGGAAATATAGCGTTCATATCGCAGAGTGGGGCCCTTGGAATAGCCCTAATGGGCTGGACGATAATGAACGAGATTGGTTTATCAGCCCTGTTCAGTATAGGGAACATGGCGGATATAGATGCAGTCGAGCTCTCAGAGCTCTTAGCGGATGACCCCCACACACGGGTCATAGCAATATACTTAGAGGGCATTAGACCGGGCAAAGGTCAGGAATTCGTTAAAAAAATGTCCAAGGTAACGGAGAAGAAGCCGGTAATTGTGATCAAGGCGGGTAGGACCAGTAAGGGCATGAAAGCCGTGGCAAGCCACACGGGAAGCCTCGCAGGGAGCGACATCTTATATGACGCAGCATTCAAGCAAGCGGGAGTTATTAGGGCCTACACCGTTGAAGAGATGTTCGATATCGCGCGGGCATTCGCGCAGCAGCCATTACCACGCGGAGAAAACACTATCATAATAACAAACGGCGGTGGAGTAGGAGTGCTAGCTACCGATGCGGCGGAATTGAGTGGTGTAAAGCTCGTTGAACCGAGCTCAGAGCTCATCGAGGCCTTCAAAGAAGCAATGCCGTGGTTTGGAAGCCCTAAAAACCCCGTTGACTTGACGGGGCAGGCTGGGATAGATAACTACGTTAAGGCTCTCAAAGTGGCCGTGGAATCGCCGGAAATAGACAATATCGTGGTTCTTTACTGTAGAACGGCTATACTGGAGCCGAGGGAGCTCGCTAAGGCTATCGTAGAATTTTACGAAGCAAACCACGTGGAGAAGACAACGGTGACATCGTTTGTTGGCGGGGCTGACACCTACGAGGCGATGCAGTATCTAAATAGGCATAACATACCCGCCTACCCGTCTCCTGAAAGGGCCATAAACGCCCTTGGCAAGATGTTGTGGTACAAAGAGTATTTAGATAAAAAAGCTAAACAGCGGGAGGTAGTTAGACAAGTCGCGATCCAGGCTTAA
- a CDS encoding secondary thiamine-phosphate synthase enzyme YjbQ, producing MRYDLVKVYTQVLKVKTSERFQLVDITGMVEEVVRNSGVSNGLVLVFAPHATAAIIVNEREPGLISDILNKVKELTEPGSPKWKHNTVDDNAHAHIGSAFFGAERVFPVVNGRLLRGTWQNIFFLEMDGPRPGREVCVVVMGE from the coding sequence GTGCGTTACGACTTGGTAAAGGTCTACACGCAGGTATTGAAAGTTAAAACTAGTGAAAGGTTTCAGTTAGTTGATATTACGGGCATGGTCGAGGAGGTTGTGAGGAATTCCGGTGTATCGAATGGACTGGTGCTCGTGTTCGCGCCGCATGCAACTGCCGCGATCATAGTGAATGAGCGGGAACCAGGGCTCATTAGCGATATACTAAACAAAGTCAAGGAATTAACGGAACCCGGTAGTCCGAAGTGGAAGCATAATACTGTCGACGATAACGCGCACGCACATATAGGGTCAGCATTTTTCGGTGCTGAAAGGGTGTTTCCCGTTGTTAACGGGCGCTTGTTGAGGGGCACGTGGCAGAACATCTTCTTCCTCGAAATGGATGGTCCAAGACCTGGTAGAGAGGTTTGCGTAGTTGTAATGGGTGAATGA